The following coding sequences are from one Bufo bufo chromosome 2, aBufBuf1.1, whole genome shotgun sequence window:
- the CCDC152 gene encoding coiled-coil domain-containing protein 152: MYDNTILKKPCCLNLDKLLEDFSQIEKKFAEINGKNNLLEIQLEKWSRMWKISQTKQLSFRQEYTALQGVIKGLQETIELQCNMRDENGNLKKKISTLEGKLQDVTEVPVETIGSPDERADTWAEILVYIWELRIIVEDLSLSNKMLKHVQCRMPERVVVASHSIAADPGESSSPHNEVLGQSPGLCHTLRKPVLHKTMFLSSGSEEKNCQTGDTHAGVEAAELDLALAHFRANPPITSASSPDPKADVALADLCEEYKKNIDSLMDNMRTKEGNYKTQIQKIQREMEENLLIKEEEKHSLLSTKEKEISDLWIQLRNQEKEKQSEMIRQQIEFNAKLASIQSRNCKSYPDTNSLHQNIYRTKLQHLQEEKNKEIESLRNTIKDLERRLSCGSDSRLKRKRF, encoded by the exons ATGTATGACAATACAATCCTGAAGAAACCCTGTTGTTTGAATCTTGATAAACTTCTTGAGGATTTTTCACAGATAGAGAAG AAATTTGCAGAGATTAATGGAAAGAATAACCTGCTTGAAATCCAGCTGGAGAAATGGAGTCGAATGTGGAAAATTAGTCAGACAAAACAGTTGAGCTTCAGACAAG AGTACACCGCATTACAAGGGGTCATCAAGGGTCTGCAAGAAACTATTGAGTTACAATGTAACATGAGAG ATGAAAATGGTAACCTTAAGAAGAAAATAAGTACCTTAGAAGGAAAGCTTCAAGATGTTAcagag GTGCCTGTAGAAACAataggatcacctgatgaacgagcagatACATGGGCAGAGATTCTTG TTTACATCTGGGAACTGAGGATCATAGTTGAGGATTTGAGTTTATCCAACAAA ATGCTCAAGCATGTGCAATGTCGAATGCCAGAGCGTGTTGTAGTGGCGAGTCATTCTATAGCTGCAGATCCAGGAGAAAGTTCCTCGCCACATAATGAAGTGCTTGGACAGTCCCCTGGACTTTGCCACACCTTGcgcaagccagt TTTGCACAAGACAATGTTTTTGTCTTCCGGCAGCGaagagaaaaactgccagacggGAGATACTCACGCAGGGGTAGAGGCAGCTGAGCTGGACTTGGCTCTGGCACATTTTAGGGCTAACCCACCCATAACATCAGCGTCATCACCAGATCCCAAAGCAGACGTGGCCCTGGCTGATCTTTGTGAG GAGTATAAGAAAAATATAGACTCGCTAATGGATAACATGAGAACTAAGGAAGGAAATTACAAGACTCAGATACAGAAGATCCAGCGTGAAATGGAGGAGAATT TATTGATAAAAGAAGAAGAGAAACACAGTCTGCTGTCTACAAAGGAGAAGGAAATATCGGATCTCTGGATACAGCTGCGAAATCAGGAGAAAGAGAAGCAAAGTGAGATGATCAGACAGCAAATAGAG TTTAATGCCAAATTAGCAAGCATCCAGAGCAGAAATTGCAAATCATACCCAGATACCAACAGTTTACATCAGAATATCTACAGAACG